In the Paenibacillus sp. FSL R7-0337 genome, ACAGGCGTCAGCCTCCTTTTGGAGATTGACGCCTGTTTTTTTGTGGAGAGATGCAGTCAGGCAGGCGGCTTTGCTGCCGATTTATTAACTACTCACTGCCTACTCACTGCCTACTCACTGCCTACTCACTGCCTACTCACTGCCTACTTACTGCCTAACTCTACTGCTCTCCTCTCCTACTCCTGTTCTTGTTCATGCTCCCGGCCAAGTAACCCGCTGAGCGCCTCTGTTACATTCATGCCGGTAAGTGTCTTGGTCAGCTCAGGCACCTGGGCCATGATTTTGGCGATATCGCCGGTAATTTTATTCACGCCTGCGGAAGCCCCATCCTGAGAGATGACGGTAATCTTGTCTACCTTGGCCAGCGGGGAGGCGATTTTCTCAGCCAGCTCGGGCAGGATTTTCAGGAATTCCACAGTCAAGGCCGCTTGAGTGAACTGTTTGTAGGCTTCAGCCTTCTTCTGCAGCGCTCCCGCTTCCGCCGCTCCGGCGAGCTGGACGATCTCCGCATTCGCCTTCCCTTTTGCCAGATCAGCTTCTGCTGTTGCCAGCCCGCGCTTAGTCGTCGTAGCAGCTTCGGCTTCCGCCTCCAGAATCTGCCGCTGCTTGGCGGCTTCCGCTCTCATAATCGTCGCTTGATTCTCCGCCTGGGCAGGCTTGATTACCGTTGCCTCCAGCTCCCGCTGTCTAAGCTCGACCTCGATCTCCCGGACTGTGCGGTTGGCTTCCGCCTCCATCTGAGTGATTTTCACCTGTTCCGTAACCAGTGACTGCTTGATCTTATTCTGTTGCAATTCGTACGCCAGATCCGCCTGCGCCTTCTTCACTTCTGTCTCCAGCTTGAAGTCCGCCTGCTTAATATTCAGCTCCTTCTCGAACAGGGATTCCTTCGCACGGGCGGCGGTTCCCGCTTCTATGGTCGCCTGATGGGCATTGGCTTTGGCAATGGAGGACTCCTTCTCCGCTTCGGCCTGTTTGATCTGTATGTCGCGTTCGGCTTCGGCCTTGGCAATACTGGCGTCTCGGCGGATACGCTCAATCTCGGGCACCCCCATATTATCGATGTACCCTTTGTCGTCGGTAATCTTCTTGATGGTGAAGCTGACCACCTCCAGCCCCATTTTGTCGAGGTC is a window encoding:
- a CDS encoding SPFH domain-containing protein, which encodes MLILYVTGAIVVVILLALTSIVTAYKKVPPNQAMIVYGLGGKRVVQGGGTFVIPGFQNNKTISMMLMSFDVIPAQAMFSRQGIKLNLEAVAQIKIKSDPTAILTASEQFIDRPEEDRETIILHSVEGHLRGLIGQLTVESILKTPDEINSKMRETCSEDLDKMGLEVVSFTIKKITDDKGYIDNMGVPEIERIRRDASIAKAEAERDIQIKQAEAEKESSIAKANAHQATIEAGTAARAKESLFEKELNIKQADFKLETEVKKAQADLAYELQQNKIKQSLVTEQVKITQMEAEANRTVREIEVELRQRELEATVIKPAQAENQATIMRAEAAKQRQILEAEAEAATTTKRGLATAEADLAKGKANAEIVQLAGAAEAGALQKKAEAYKQFTQAALTVEFLKILPELAEKIASPLAKVDKITVISQDGASAGVNKITGDIAKIMAQVPELTKTLTGMNVTEALSGLLGREHEQEQE